One window of the Dermacentor andersoni chromosome 10, qqDerAnde1_hic_scaffold, whole genome shotgun sequence genome contains the following:
- the LOC126543721 gene encoding phosphate-regulating neutral endopeptidase PHEX-like, whose translation MSPPGGHTTGSRVPSKIDGMSVFKQRLVMVGILICIGCIIAMAVFVHVAGGPRQATRNLPCVGQECLEVVEYTESLMDHNVNPCSDFYRHVCGRWINNTKRPSSFMIDVAKNFSETLHEVLVRAHVHGENHELMQNAAIFYNSCITYLKADADIQASTDELFKVKNHPFFAVRT comes from the exons ATGTCGCCCCCTGGAGGCCATACGACTGGTAGTCGTGTGCCCAGTAAAATTG ATGGAATGAGTGTCTTCAAGCAGCGCCTCGTTATGGTCGGCATCCTCATATGCATCGGCTGCATCATAGCCATGGCTGTGTTCGTCCATGTCGCGGGCGGTCCAAGACAGGCCACTAGGAACCTGCCCTGCGTGGGCCAGGAGTGCCTTGAG GTCGTCGAATATACCGAGAGCCTGATGGATCACAACGTGAACCCGTGCTCGGACTTCTACCGACACGTGTGCGGTCGATGGATCAACAACACGAAGCGCCCATCCTCCTTCATGATCGACGTGGCGAAAAACTTCTCGGAAACACTCCACGAGGTGCTCGTCCGGGCCCACGTCCACGGCGAGAACCACGAACTGATGCAGAACGCCGCTATCTTCTACAATTCCTGCATCACGTATCTCAAGGCAGACGCCGACATACAGGCCTCCACGGACGAACTATTCAAGGTGAAGAACCATCCTTTCTTCGCGGTTCGCACTTGA